The DNA region GCGCTGCGAACACGATCTGGGCGGCGGTGTTGAGCTTCGACACAATCAGCGGGCGAATGGTCACCGGCTTCTCCAGCACGCCCGACAGCACGATGGCGCCGACGATCATGATGTCGCGGGAGACCACCAGGATGGTGATCCAAAGGGGGATGTTCCCGTGAATGGCCAGGGTGAGGTAGATGCTGACCAGCAGCGCCTTGTCGGCCAGTGGGTCGAGATAGGCGCCGAGCTCGGTGGCCATGCCGAAGCGCTTGGCCAGGAAGCCGTCCACCGCGTCGGAC from Blastochloris tepida includes:
- a CDS encoding CDP-alcohol phosphatidyltransferase family protein translates to MSIPNLITIGRILLVPAVVWAISAQELHLAFVLFVIAGVSDAVDGFLAKRFGMATELGAYLDPLADKALLVSIYLTLAIHGNIPLWITILVVSRDIMIVGAIVLSGVLEKPVTIRPLIVSKLNTAAQIVFAALVLGSLGFNLSLEPVVAVAMYITGVLTAVSAGAYLAEWTRHMAS